A window of Halobacillus naozhouensis genomic DNA:
TACTTTTTACGGGTTTTTTATCTACCTTATCGTGATTAGTTCATTAGATAAAAAATGGAAATGGCCGATTAATGTCGGATTAATGATCGTCATTTTGCTGGTTGCTCTCAGTCGTGTGTACTTGGGCGTTCACTTTTTTACAGATATTATCGCGGGTCTCTTACTGGGGCTTTCTTGGCTATTTATTTGTATTGGTGCACTGGAGCTCACGATTTGGAGGCAGAGAAGCAGGCAAAGAAAGTCGATAAGTTAGGCAAGTTTGCGAATCGGGTAAGGATAAGTAGAAGGAGTTGAGGAGAAGCATGTTATATATTCTAGCGATACTATTGCCGCCGGTAGCGGTTCTATTTACAGGAAAACCGTTAAAAGCGTTATTAAACTTACTCTTAACGATGATCTTTTATGTGCCAGGTGCTGTACACGCAGCTGTGGTCGTTAAAGGACATTATGATAGTAAAAAATGACATTAAAATGGAGCTCACATCATTAGGTGTGAGCTCCATTGTTATACGCCGCGCTTGTTACCCCAAAGCAAGGCATGTACTTGCGGCAGCACACGCACATGGTTAAGAGTCGTAGAAGCAACGACTTGGTCGATCAGCCATTCATATTTTGTTAAAAGATCTGAGGCTAAACGAGCAGGTTCAGATTCCTGTAAATCATCATTCCCGACTTGAAGGAAGAAGGGAATAGCAGGATATCGTTGGTGGACCTGCTCGGCATACTTAAGGTCTTCCTCTCCAAAAATAACCACTTTAAGGCTTGTGTGCTCCAGCCTGCCATTTGACTTCAAACGTTCAACGATGTCGTCTAACACATTCCAGTTGGTTGTCATGTTAGAACTTGGGGGTTTGGGCGAGATTGTTAAATCATCGATGGTTAGAAACCAGTCTTGCCAGCGGCTCCCCTGGGTTTCAAGTGCTACTTCTATACTTAATTCATGAAGCGCATCAATTAATTCATGAAGGTTTTTTAACAGGGCCGGATTGCCGCCGGATATCGTCACATGGTCAAAATGGTCGCCGCCGGTTTCTTTAAGCTGCTGGACAACTTCCTCAGTCGTGAGGCGCTGCACTTCTTCTTTAGCACTGCCATCCCAAGTGAAAGCCGAATCACACCAGGAACAGCTGTAGTCACATCCAGCAGTACGGACAAACATTGTTTTTCTTCCAACTACCATACCTTCTCCTTGAATGGTAGGTCCGAAGATTTCTAAGACAGGGAATTTATTCATCGTTCATCCACTCCCGTCTAGCCTCGGCATAGCTTGTTGGTGTTTCATAAAGTTTAACGAATTCCGTACGCAGATCATCTCGCTGATTGTTTAAGGCCTGGTCCATTTTCTCATAGATCCAGAACACCATATTTTCAGCTGTTGTATTCATCTGTGGCAATGTGTCGTTCAAATAACGGTGGTCGAGGTGGACTTCAATTTGCTCTTTCCAGATGGTCTTAATGTCCCCAAAGTCGATGACAATCCCAATGTCGTCGACGTACCCACTAATGCCAAAAATGACTTTATACGTATGGCCGTGAAGGTTTTTACACTTTCCTTCATAACAATGCAAATGGTGGGCGGCATCAAAGGTGAACTCCTTACTGACAAGCACCCGTTTGTTATGATATTTCAGTTCATGCCGCTTAATATCTTCATCAATTTTCTGCAAGTTTTCTACGATGGTAAACCCGTACTGCTGCATTAGCTGCCCACCTCTTCACGTTGCTCAAGGTAAGTGTCAAGACCGTTTTGTCTGAGATTACAGGCTGGACATTCTCCGCAGCCATCACCGCGAACCCCATTATAGCAAGTTAATGTTTTCTCTCTTACATAAGAAAAAGCGCCGAGCTGATCAGCAAGCTCCCACGTCTGGGCTTTATCAAGCCACATTAACGGTGTGTGGACGACAAACTGGTCATCCATGGATAAATTCAGTGTGACGTTTAGTGATTTGATAAAAACGTCACGGCAATCAGGGTAGCCGCTAAAATCGGTTTCGCACACCCCTGTAATGACATGCTTTGCTCCAACTTGTTTTGCCAAAATCGCTGCAAACGATAAGAACAATAAATTACGACCAGGAACGAAAGTCGATGGCAACTCTCCATCTTCACCATCTTTTACTTCGATGTCATCTCTCGTTAAAGCATTGGGGGCCAACTGGCTTAATAAGGACATATCCAGTACATGGTGCTCCACCTTTAGATCATGGGCGATTTCTTTAGCCACTTCAATTTCCTGATTATGACGCTGGTTATAATCAAACGTCACAGCTTCAACTTCCTCATATTTTTCAAGAGCCCAGAATAAACAGGTAGTACTATCCTGTCCTCCGCTAAAAACCACAACTGCTTTATTTTTATCCATAAAAAAATCTCCTTTCAAGAAAAGCGTAAGCGTCGCGTAGACACGACCGGGATAGGAAGTGTCTGAAGGGCTTGCGCTAGACTGTTTTTGAAAAGAGAATTCTACTAACCCAAAAAACGTAAAAAAACCGTACCTAAGGGAGGGTACAGTTCCATCCTTAGTTTTTTATAGAGGGTGTAGCTAGAACCTCTCCTGTATCTGTAACAGATTTATTATTAAAATTTTGACAGGTGCCATTATACCATAAAAGTGCAGCCAAACATAGCCCTATCAATTTGTGGAAAAGACTGCTTTAGGACATGATCTGCTAGTCTATCACATAATGTAACGTAACTAGATTTTAGAAAAAGGAGAGTGAACCTATGAAGAAGCTGTTGATGATGATTGTTTTATTTTTGGCCGCATGTTCCTATGAGGTTAGTTTAGCAGAGTTGAAAGAACAATATCCGAAAGCAGTGAAAGAAAAAATAGCGGAGCTTCCTGAAAAAATCCAGCAGCAATTAACAATTCCTAATCAGCTTCCGTTTCAACCGACCTATGTAAACTTTGGTTATGAAACAGTATCGGCACAGTCAGACGGAATAACGAGAACAGAATTTCTGATTTCCAACCAAGAAGCGAACTTACATGTTGTGCATTGGTACACGGAACTTAGAAGGAATGACGATCAAAATCATAGAATAATGACTATTAATGAAAGGGAGGTAATGGTGTTGAGTGACAAAGAAAGAGTGAAACAGCTTCAATGGGAGGAAAGTGACGGTTCGACGATGGTGCTGAGTTTAATTATCTCAGAAAAGGCAACAGGAAAGTACACGTTGAATGATCTTGTGGAGGCAGCGAAATCCATGCCAGATTGAAACATTCAGGTGTCCGTATCCCATTTGAAGTTAGTTAGGCTGTTCAGTGTTTTTAAACACCTTATGCTTTGACTTGATCAACTGATAGTAGAGGACTGTCATCGTCTGGGTGGTCAGAAATACTGGAAAAGAGTAGAGCAGTTGATAGCCGTTCTTAGGATTCACAATATCAATTAGTATGAAAATCCAGTGAAGTCCTATCCCGATTAGCGCCCATACCGTCACATACCAAATGAACGTTGCTCGATTGATGTGAAAGACCTCATAGAAGTAAACAAAGAAATAGCCAAACGGAGCAAAAGCGAGATAATAACACACATCGTTTAGTCCGTATTTATTAGAATCATTCAATAAGTAAAAGTCAATTAAACCGCCGCCGATTGTAAAATCAAAGAAGACCCCGATCGTAAAACCCCACACTAATAGTAAAATGATAATATCACGTGTGAATTTTTTAGGGAGAAGGAAAAATACTCCATAAGCCAGGATATTGAGAATTAATATAAATATTTCATTCTTATCGAAAGCTTCCCATAGAATCATGAGTAATCCACCCCACGGTATGAAATTTTTCTAAATAACCAGAGGAAGAAATAGGTGACGATATGAAGCCCGGTAAAATACAGAAAGTCGTAGAAGATATTCCACTTTTGATAAGTTGTAATGCCAAAAAAGATTGAAAGTCCGTCCAGTAGAAGTAATGTTGCAACAGAAAGGACTGTAATTACAGCGGTACTGCCGAACATTTTTGATCGGTGAATCAAATTCAGCTGTAACACCAGGAGCATTGGAATCGTAACACTTCTAAAGAACAAAAAACCCGTATAGTTCATTGGTTCCTTGGTGATTTTAATAAACTTGAAGCCTTCGTAAATAATCCAGGACCAATTGATGCTGATTACAAGAATGAGCATAAAGATAAAGGTGTTCTCGATAAGTGTTAATTTTTTTGGAATCGCAAAAAATATTGCTGTAATCAGCCATGCTGTAAAGAAAAACACTGCAAAAGCCATAAATTCCCCTCCGTTTCTGTTTTCCTATTCTTTGTTCGTGGGTAGAAAATATACAATAAACTGAGGTATAATGTCCTGTCTATTTTACTAATCTTAGCACTAAAGTGGTATAGACAAATATACATATAGTTGTTAATCTAATTGAAAGCGTTTACAAATCGAAGAATCGACATCTTTTTAATTTTTAAAAAGGTGGGTGGTAGGTTTGTTAGCGACAAGACCGCGGTTGTTTTTCAGTTTGTTCATTCTGTTCATCACGTCATTGATGATGGTCAGCTCCGTATATGCGGAGAAGAGCGAAGGGGATGATGAGTTAGAGATTAATCCCAAACCTCAGGAAGTGAAAAAGCTTGGTGAAGGATTCCCATTGACCCCTGTTGTAGGTTTGGTTGTTGGGGAGGATACAGATGAATCAGCTATCCGCGAAGTCGAACAAGCTTTAAAAGAAGCAGATGTTAAACGAATTATTCGAAAGACAGATGAGGAGTCAACACCAAATACTCCTGTTACAATCTGGATTGGGAGACCTTCTGTAAACACGAAGGTGGTGGAAGTGTTAGAGAATTCGGAAGTGGATGGGCCTGAAAAGCTGCAGGATGAAGGATATGTAGTAGTTTCTCAAAGTAAAGATAAAAAGCAAATTGTTCTGGCAGGAAAGGATAAGGCTGGGACGTTTTATGCGGCTCAGACGTTTGAACAGCTCATAAAAGAAAAGCAAGGACGGGATTGGATTCCAGCTGTAGAAATACGTGATTGGCCTGATATGGATATCCGTGGTTCGATTGAAGGTTTTTACGGCCCTCCCTGGTCACATAAAGATCGTCTAAGTCAGCTGGAGTTTTACAGTGAGAATAAAATGAATAGCTACATTTATGCCCCGAAAGATGATCCTTATCATAGAGAAAAGTGGCGTGAACCCTATCCTGAAGAAGAGTTAAGTGAGCTGCAGGAGCTGGTGGATAAAGCCAATGACAATCATATTGAATTTACATTTTCCCTTTCACCAGGAAATACAGTTTGTTATTCAGGGGATCAGGATTTTGATTTATTAATGGATAAAATGCAAGCTGTGTGGGACCTAGGAGTTCGCTCCTATGCGATTTTTCTCGATGATATCAGCTACGATCTTCACTGTGAGCAGGACAAGGAGAAATTCGGAGATCAACCTGATCCGACGGCTGCCGCTCAAGCTTATCTGTTAAATCGGTTTAATCAGGAGTTTATTCAAACTCATGAAGGAGCCGAGCGGTTAATTACAGTCCCGACGGATTACGCTGGAAATCATACGAACACGTATCGTGAACAATTTGCTGAATTAGTTGATGATCAGATTGTAGTAATGTGGACAGGCCCTGCAGTTGTCCCTGAGGAAATAACTTCTGAAGGGGCAGCAAAGGTCTCGGAAATCTTTCAGCATGATCTGTTAATTTGGGACAATTATCCTGTAAATGACTTTGAGAGAAAACGTTTATTTTTGGGACCTTTAGTCAAAAGGGATGCCGACTTAACGGAAAACGGAGTCATCGGCTTGACCGCGAATCCTATGAATGAGGCAGAAGCTTCGAAGATTCCGCTATACACCATTGCTGATTATACATGGAATTCTTATGCCTACAATCCAGAGGAGTCATGGGAACGCAGCATTAAGTCTTTTGGAGGTGATGCTGCAGAAGCATTGAGAACTTTTGCAGAAAACTCTTACTCCTCCCGTATTACAGATAAAGAGTCGTTAACGTTAAGTCCTTTAATTGAGAAGTTTTGGCAGTCATACGAATCATCAGATGCACAACAAGCAGCAGCAAACTTGATTGCTGAATTTGAAAATATACAATCCGTACCGGAAAGATTACGAGAGAATATGGATAATCAGAGATTCCTGGATGAGGTAGGTCCATATCTTGAGAAATTAAAATTATCCGGGAAAGCTGGTGTTACAGCTGTACAACTACTAATGGCAGAGAAAGCCGAAGACTCAAATGATGCTAATCAGTATAGAGAGAAGCTTATGGCTCAAATCAAAAAGCTTGAAGAAATACCACAGCAGGTTGGTAAATTTGTGATAAAACCATTTCTGTTCCAGGCTGTCTATGGAGAATATGTACTGTCCAGGCCGCTTGATGGTATCAACAAATTTAGGGGGGCTGGGGAACTTATCCAATATACTCCTGAGCATGGTGATACCACAGGCACTAACATTTATGGGTATGAGGTGACTGTAGTAGAAGGAAAGGTAGTTAATAGAGGTGGCAACAATTCACCTATCCCAGACAATGGGTACGTGCTGAGTATTCATGGTAGTGATTGGCTAATGGAGAATGCTTTAATGGGGGCAAAAGTCGAAATTAAGGGTGGTCGAGTACTTATTACTATCCCTAAGCAATAGTGAACAAAAACCCTCATGGCCGTGAACGGTCATGAGGGTTTTGTGCGTTCGAATGATTCGTTTTATTTGTTGAGGTCCTTTTTGCAGAAATACCAATCTACACAGTCATAATTTGGATCATCCATCCGCTTCTCGGCCTCGTCTTGTGTCTTTGGAGGAGGAGCGATCACTTGCTCACCCTGTTGCCAGTCGGCCGGGGTGGAAACGCCGTGCTTTTCCGTTGTTTTCAGTGCTTCGACTAAACGCACAATTTCAGCCATGTTTCGTCCGGTTGTCAGTGGATAGTAAATGATGGATCGAATTGTCCCTTTATCATCAATGACAAATACAGCACGGGATGTCTCGGTGCCGCTGCTTTCAGGCATGATCATTCCGAATTTTGTTGCTACTTTTTTATCCAAATCTGCGATGACAGGAAATTGGATTTTCGTTTGAAAGTTTTCTTCAATATTTCGAATCCAGGCGATGTGTGACGAAATACTATCAATGCTTAAACCGACAAGCTCTGTATCGAGATCTTGAAGCTGA
This region includes:
- the queD gene encoding 6-carboxytetrahydropterin synthase QueD, encoding MQQYGFTIVENLQKIDEDIKRHELKYHNKRVLVSKEFTFDAAHHLHCYEGKCKNLHGHTYKVIFGISGYVDDIGIVIDFGDIKTIWKEQIEVHLDHRYLNDTLPQMNTTAENMVFWIYEKMDQALNNQRDDLRTEFVKLYETPTSYAEARREWMNDE
- the queC gene encoding 7-cyano-7-deazaguanine synthase QueC, whose translation is MDKNKAVVVFSGGQDSTTCLFWALEKYEEVEAVTFDYNQRHNQEIEVAKEIAHDLKVEHHVLDMSLLSQLAPNALTRDDIEVKDGEDGELPSTFVPGRNLLFLSFAAILAKQVGAKHVITGVCETDFSGYPDCRDVFIKSLNVTLNLSMDDQFVVHTPLMWLDKAQTWELADQLGAFSYVREKTLTCYNGVRGDGCGECPACNLRQNGLDTYLEQREEVGS
- a CDS encoding peroxiredoxin, whose translation is MEHDQGQTQTISMPRIGEKAPDFKAASTQGDLSLDSYKGKWFVLFSHPADFTPVCTTEFVGFQGIYNQLQDLDTELVGLSIDSISSHIAWIRNIEENFQTKIQFPVIADLDKKVATKFGMIMPESSGTETSRAVFVIDDKGTIRSIIYYPLTTGRNMAEIVRLVEALKTTEKHGVSTPADWQQGEQVIAPPPKTQDEAEKRMDDPNYDCVDWYFCKKDLNK
- the queE gene encoding 7-carboxy-7-deazaguanine synthase QueE; the protein is MNKFPVLEIFGPTIQGEGMVVGRKTMFVRTAGCDYSCSWCDSAFTWDGSAKEEVQRLTTEEVVQQLKETGGDHFDHVTISGGNPALLKNLHELIDALHELSIEVALETQGSRWQDWFLTIDDLTISPKPPSSNMTTNWNVLDDIVERLKSNGRLEHTSLKVVIFGEEDLKYAEQVHQRYPAIPFFLQVGNDDLQESEPARLASDLLTKYEWLIDQVVASTTLNHVRVLPQVHALLWGNKRGV
- a CDS encoding YqaE/Pmp3 family membrane protein, which translates into the protein MLYILAILLPPVAVLFTGKPLKALLNLLLTMIFYVPGAVHAAVVVKGHYDSKK
- a CDS encoding beta-N-acetylhexosaminidase family protein; this encodes MLATRPRLFFSLFILFITSLMMVSSVYAEKSEGDDELEINPKPQEVKKLGEGFPLTPVVGLVVGEDTDESAIREVEQALKEADVKRIIRKTDEESTPNTPVTIWIGRPSVNTKVVEVLENSEVDGPEKLQDEGYVVVSQSKDKKQIVLAGKDKAGTFYAAQTFEQLIKEKQGRDWIPAVEIRDWPDMDIRGSIEGFYGPPWSHKDRLSQLEFYSENKMNSYIYAPKDDPYHREKWREPYPEEELSELQELVDKANDNHIEFTFSLSPGNTVCYSGDQDFDLLMDKMQAVWDLGVRSYAIFLDDISYDLHCEQDKEKFGDQPDPTAAAQAYLLNRFNQEFIQTHEGAERLITVPTDYAGNHTNTYREQFAELVDDQIVVMWTGPAVVPEEITSEGAAKVSEIFQHDLLIWDNYPVNDFERKRLFLGPLVKRDADLTENGVIGLTANPMNEAEASKIPLYTIADYTWNSYAYNPEESWERSIKSFGGDAAEALRTFAENSYSSRITDKESLTLSPLIEKFWQSYESSDAQQAAANLIAEFENIQSVPERLRENMDNQRFLDEVGPYLEKLKLSGKAGVTAVQLLMAEKAEDSNDANQYREKLMAQIKKLEEIPQQVGKFVIKPFLFQAVYGEYVLSRPLDGINKFRGAGELIQYTPEHGDTTGTNIYGYEVTVVEGKVVNRGGNNSPIPDNGYVLSIHGSDWLMENALMGAKVEIKGGRVLITIPKQ